One Quadrisphaera sp. RL12-1S DNA segment encodes these proteins:
- a CDS encoding DUF6882 domain-containing protein, with product MSDPVTLRQLLDDAAFLSLEHQLHLGDQLGEHSWDVDLSRGRFAFRAAAEGAGPLLASSPGGELVVDRLHLLGSAAPGPRSWLWSWANPSGFAQDLTDLARWLRDFGERHGVADLVRPEVPFAELPDGPPEALHAVGVFVDAAKAASQRWTSYNGDGGGGTRVAFLLDHPAFALPEPSGPRVLRVLLERLSGASIGDHRRAVAAYAGGRGLQQRWEAGHVGVRLAGTGFEVRVRFDERGFVAGVDAEFSPA from the coding sequence GTGAGCGATCCGGTGACCCTGCGGCAGCTGCTCGACGACGCGGCCTTCCTCTCCCTGGAGCACCAGCTGCACCTCGGCGACCAGCTGGGCGAGCACTCCTGGGACGTGGACCTCTCGCGGGGGCGCTTCGCCTTCCGCGCCGCCGCCGAGGGCGCCGGGCCGCTGCTCGCCTCCTCGCCCGGCGGGGAGCTGGTGGTCGATCGCCTGCACCTGCTGGGCAGCGCGGCGCCCGGGCCGCGGTCGTGGCTGTGGTCGTGGGCCAACCCGTCAGGCTTCGCGCAGGACCTGACCGACCTCGCCCGCTGGCTGCGGGACTTCGGGGAGCGGCACGGCGTGGCCGACCTCGTCCGGCCCGAGGTGCCCTTCGCGGAGCTGCCCGACGGTCCTCCCGAGGCGCTGCACGCCGTCGGCGTCTTCGTGGACGCGGCCAAGGCCGCCTCGCAGCGCTGGACGTCCTACAACGGCGACGGCGGTGGCGGCACGCGCGTGGCGTTCCTGCTGGACCACCCGGCGTTCGCCCTGCCGGAGCCCTCGGGACCGCGCGTGCTGCGGGTGCTGCTGGAGCGCCTGTCCGGTGCATCGATAGGCGACCACCGCCGCGCCGTCGCCGCTTACGCCGGCGGCCGGGGGCTGCAGCAGCGCTGGGAGGCCGGTCACGTGGGGGTGCGGCTGGCGGGCACCGGCTTCGAG
- a CDS encoding acyl-CoA thioesterase, with protein MAKRCVPVTVRWSDMDAFGHVNNVQVLRLLEEVRVHAFEDLRDHGGPSLLESGVVVARHEVEYLAPLVWRLAPVPTDIWITAVGGASFEVGYEIYDDDEDGARTVYVRAATTCVAYDLGTGSARRLSDTERDVLESWTDEPVPFRRRSR; from the coding sequence GTGGCGAAGAGGTGCGTGCCGGTGACGGTGCGGTGGTCCGACATGGACGCGTTCGGGCACGTCAACAACGTGCAGGTGCTGCGGCTGCTGGAGGAGGTCCGCGTGCACGCCTTCGAGGACCTGCGCGACCACGGCGGTCCCAGCCTGCTGGAGAGCGGCGTCGTCGTCGCCCGCCACGAGGTGGAGTACCTGGCACCGCTGGTGTGGCGCCTGGCGCCCGTGCCCACGGACATCTGGATCACCGCCGTGGGCGGCGCCAGCTTCGAGGTCGGCTACGAGATCTACGACGACGACGAGGACGGCGCGCGGACGGTGTACGTCCGCGCCGCCACCACGTGCGTGGCCTACGACCTCGGCACCGGCTCCGCGCGACGCCTGTCGGACACCGAGCGCGACGTGCTCGAGAGCTGGACCGACGAGCCGGTGCCCTTCCGGAGGCGCTCGCGGTGA
- a CDS encoding flagellar biosynthesis protein FlhF has protein sequence MTVPPPRHEQADGQRDDQPAPLVPADARALDDLAVLVSRAARSDAGGAARLVVAEGVLAVWVSPLHGAGLPTVLGLRTVALAPPAPGAPPRALDVVVELAALADRLARRTGADGAPLAELAVPPVDVGPSTAWAGLLPPRSGWVPAPPQEASALRQQAAADPRDLAAALARSVEALGFLPRDDADVGGVGGGAAVPVTAATCGPWRRLSTRRGHVLGRRPLLT, from the coding sequence GTGACCGTCCCGCCCCCGCGCCACGAGCAGGCGGACGGTCAGCGCGACGACCAGCCGGCGCCGCTGGTGCCCGCGGACGCGCGCGCCCTGGACGACCTGGCCGTGCTGGTCTCCCGCGCCGCCCGATCGGACGCAGGGGGTGCGGCCCGGCTCGTGGTCGCCGAGGGCGTGCTCGCGGTGTGGGTGAGCCCCCTGCACGGCGCCGGGCTCCCCACGGTGCTGGGGCTGCGCACCGTCGCGCTGGCGCCGCCGGCGCCGGGCGCGCCGCCGCGCGCGCTGGACGTCGTCGTCGAGCTGGCGGCCCTGGCGGACCGCCTCGCCCGGCGCACCGGCGCGGACGGGGCACCGCTGGCCGAGCTGGCCGTTCCTCCGGTGGACGTCGGACCCAGCACCGCCTGGGCGGGGCTGCTGCCCCCGCGCAGCGGGTGGGTGCCGGCCCCGCCGCAGGAGGCGTCGGCGCTGCGCCAGCAGGCCGCGGCCGACCCGCGCGACCTCGCCGCCGCCCTGGCCCGCTCCGTGGAGGCGCTCGGCTTCCTGCCCCGCGACGACGCCGACGTCGGCGGAGTCGGCGGTGGCGCGGCCGTACCCGTGACGGCAGCCACCTGCGGGCCGTGGCGGCGCCTGTCCACCCGGCGCGGCCACGTGCTCGGCCGCCGTCCGCTGCTCACCTGA
- a CDS encoding acyl-CoA thioesterase has product MADDVHGGAQAEGLAGLLRVLDLTPGGADSSGQDLFTGENQRSPHGRVFGGQVLGQSVVAATRTVDPARHVHSMHGYFLRPGDPSTPITFAVERLRDGGSFSARRVHAIQHGQPILSMIASFQEAQDGVDHAEPAPQVPGPESLPSIADLVGRLDHPFARYWARERPVDVRHVGSALYLPSAPGRGDDGDDEGGDGSQAVWLRVAGPLPADQALHRAVLAWASDVTVLEPVLRRHGAAWSTPGIRVASLDHALWWHRPVRADEWMLFVQETPSASGARGLGLARVYDRAGALVATVAQEGMTRLT; this is encoded by the coding sequence GTGGCTGATGACGTTCACGGCGGTGCCCAGGCCGAGGGGCTCGCGGGGCTCCTGCGGGTGCTCGACCTGACGCCGGGCGGTGCCGACTCCTCCGGGCAGGACCTGTTCACCGGCGAGAACCAGCGCTCCCCGCACGGGCGCGTGTTCGGCGGGCAGGTGCTGGGGCAGTCGGTGGTCGCGGCGACGCGCACGGTGGACCCGGCCCGCCACGTGCACTCCATGCACGGGTACTTCCTGCGCCCGGGGGACCCGTCCACGCCCATCACCTTCGCCGTGGAGCGCCTGCGCGACGGCGGGTCGTTCAGCGCCCGGCGCGTGCACGCGATCCAGCACGGGCAGCCGATCCTGTCGATGATCGCCTCGTTCCAGGAGGCCCAGGACGGCGTCGACCACGCCGAGCCGGCGCCGCAGGTGCCGGGCCCGGAGTCGCTGCCGAGCATCGCGGACCTCGTGGGCCGGCTCGACCACCCCTTCGCGCGGTACTGGGCCCGGGAGCGGCCGGTGGACGTGCGGCACGTGGGCAGCGCGCTCTACCTGCCGTCGGCCCCGGGGCGCGGTGACGACGGGGACGACGAGGGCGGTGACGGCTCCCAGGCGGTGTGGCTGCGCGTCGCCGGGCCGCTCCCGGCCGACCAGGCCCTGCACCGCGCGGTGCTGGCGTGGGCCAGCGACGTGACGGTCCTGGAGCCGGTGCTGCGCCGCCACGGCGCGGCCTGGTCCACCCCGGGGATCCGGGTGGCGAGCCTGGACCACGCGCTGTGGTGGCACCGCCCGGTGCGCGCGGACGAGTGGATGCTCTTCGTGCAGGAGACGCCGTCGGCGTCGGGGGCGCGCGGGCTCGGGCTGGCGCGGGTGTACGACCGGGCCGGCGCGCTGGTGGCCACCGTCGCGCAGGAGGGCATGACCCGCCTGACCTGA